From Polynucleobacter sp. MWH-Braz-FAM2G, a single genomic window includes:
- the secA gene encoding preprotein translocase subunit SecA, which produces MVIGLLKTLVGSRNDRLLKQYRKVVAKVGAFEPSLQSLDDAALAAKTAEFKSRLSAGESIDDIAAEAFAVVREASVRVMKMRHFDAQILGGLALHQGKIAEMGTGEGKTLTATLPVYLNALTGKGVHVVTVNDYLAQRDAEWMSKLYNFLGMKVGVNLSQMDHTAKQEAYAADITYGTNNEFGFDYLRDNMVQDLNQRVQRGLAYAIVDEVDSILIDEARTPLIISGQAEDHTDLYIKINALPSHLERQIGEEKADGTGVEKPGDYWVDEKSQQVYLTEQGHDKAEAVLVQLGALNDGDSLYAPQNITLMHHVYAALRAHSLYHRDQHYVVQNGEVIIVDEFTGRLMQGRRWSDGLHQAVEAKEGVQIQNENQTLATITFQNYFRMYGKLAGMTGTADTEAYEFKEIYNLETVVIPPNRISQRKDRQDQIYKSSRERYDAVIKDIEDCYERGQPVLVGTTSIENSELIAKLLDQRKLPHQVLNAKQHAREAEIIAQAGRPKMITIATNMAGRGTDIVLGGNVGKQSSLIEADDSLTDADKALKIKQLQDEWQSIHDQVLAAGGLHIIGTERHESRRIDNQLRGRSGRQGDPGSSRFYLSLDDSLLRIFAGDRLRAVMDRLKMPDGEPIEAGMVTRSIESAQRKVEGRNFDIRKQLLEYDNVANDQRKETYRLRNEVLESGDIGDLIANLREDVLRSLCSVYVPHESMEEQWDLTGLENVLSNEWGLVIDLKNWVEGAETVDEAEIVDRVLQAAKDAYDAKVELSGRESFAGFERSVLLYSLDSHWREHLAALDHLRQGIHLRGYAQKDPKQEYRREAFELYGELLNVIKNDVVKSIMTVQIRSANELDQASESMNDDLAKLSDVQYQHADPEREVAGSTGDRGAAIDIQPAPQRTGPKIGRNDPCPCGSGKKYKNCCGALA; this is translated from the coding sequence ATGGTAATCGGTCTTCTTAAAACCCTGGTCGGCAGTCGTAACGACCGCCTCTTAAAACAGTATCGCAAAGTTGTTGCCAAGGTTGGCGCTTTTGAGCCAAGCCTGCAATCTTTGGATGATGCTGCGCTTGCTGCAAAAACTGCGGAATTCAAATCTCGTCTATCAGCTGGAGAGTCAATTGATGATATCGCTGCTGAAGCTTTCGCAGTTGTTCGCGAGGCAAGTGTACGCGTGATGAAAATGCGTCATTTTGACGCCCAGATTTTGGGTGGTTTGGCCTTGCACCAGGGAAAAATTGCGGAGATGGGCACTGGTGAAGGTAAAACCTTAACCGCTACTCTTCCTGTTTACTTAAATGCGCTCACTGGTAAAGGTGTGCATGTTGTAACGGTCAATGATTATTTGGCACAACGTGACGCTGAGTGGATGTCCAAGCTTTATAACTTTTTGGGTATGAAGGTGGGTGTGAATTTATCCCAAATGGATCACACCGCTAAACAAGAAGCTTACGCTGCTGATATCACTTACGGCACCAATAATGAGTTTGGTTTTGATTACTTGCGCGACAACATGGTTCAGGATCTGAATCAACGTGTGCAGCGCGGATTAGCCTACGCGATTGTTGACGAAGTTGACTCCATTCTGATTGATGAGGCTCGCACCCCATTAATCATTTCTGGTCAAGCAGAAGATCACACAGATCTCTACATCAAAATAAATGCATTGCCATCTCATTTAGAGCGTCAAATTGGTGAAGAGAAGGCGGATGGTACTGGTGTTGAAAAGCCAGGTGATTACTGGGTAGACGAAAAGTCTCAGCAGGTATATCTGACAGAGCAAGGACATGACAAGGCCGAAGCGGTATTGGTTCAGCTCGGAGCTTTGAATGATGGCGATTCTTTATATGCGCCTCAAAATATTACTTTGATGCACCACGTGTACGCAGCATTACGCGCACATTCTCTATATCACCGCGATCAACATTATGTTGTTCAAAATGGTGAAGTAATCATTGTGGATGAATTCACAGGTCGTTTAATGCAAGGTCGCCGTTGGTCGGATGGATTGCATCAAGCGGTCGAAGCAAAAGAGGGCGTGCAGATTCAGAATGAGAATCAAACATTAGCGACGATTACTTTCCAAAATTATTTCCGCATGTATGGAAAGTTGGCTGGTATGACAGGTACGGCTGATACAGAAGCATATGAATTCAAGGAAATTTATAACCTTGAGACGGTAGTGATACCTCCCAACCGAATCAGTCAACGAAAAGATAGACAAGACCAAATATACAAGTCTTCTCGTGAGCGTTATGACGCTGTCATTAAAGATATCGAAGATTGTTATGAGCGTGGTCAACCAGTTTTGGTGGGCACTACATCAATTGAAAATTCTGAGTTGATCGCAAAGTTACTTGATCAGCGCAAGTTGCCGCATCAAGTATTGAATGCGAAACAACACGCCCGTGAAGCAGAAATTATTGCTCAGGCTGGACGCCCAAAAATGATTACGATTGCGACCAATATGGCAGGTCGCGGTACTGATATTGTTTTGGGTGGTAATGTGGGTAAGCAATCTTCCTTAATTGAGGCGGATGACTCGCTGACTGATGCAGATAAAGCGCTCAAGATTAAGCAGTTGCAGGATGAATGGCAAAGTATTCATGACCAAGTTCTTGCAGCAGGTGGTTTGCATATTATTGGTACTGAGCGTCATGAGAGCCGTCGTATTGATAATCAATTACGAGGTCGTTCAGGTCGCCAAGGCGATCCGGGCTCCTCTCGTTTTTATCTTTCTCTTGATGATTCACTGCTGCGGATTTTTGCGGGCGACCGTTTGCGAGCTGTTATGGATCGCCTCAAGATGCCTGATGGAGAGCCTATTGAGGCGGGAATGGTTACTCGCTCTATTGAATCTGCTCAGCGCAAAGTGGAAGGTCGTAACTTCGACATTCGTAAGCAACTGCTTGAATATGACAACGTTGCAAATGATCAACGTAAAGAAACATATCGTCTCAGAAATGAAGTGCTTGAGAGTGGCGACATAGGCGACTTAATTGCTAATTTACGAGAAGATGTTTTGCGCTCGCTATGTTCAGTTTACGTACCCCATGAATCCATGGAAGAGCAATGGGATCTCACAGGATTAGAGAATGTTTTATCCAATGAATGGGGTCTAGTAATTGATCTGAAGAATTGGGTAGAGGGCGCTGAGACCGTCGATGAAGCGGAGATCGTTGATCGAGTATTGCAGGCGGCTAAAGATGCTTACGATGCGAAGGTTGAACTTTCTGGCCGTGAATCTTTTGCTGGTTTCGAGCGCTCAGTCCTTTTGTATAGCTTAGATAGTCACTGGCGTGAACACTTGGCCGCTTTGGATCATTTGCGTCAGGGCATTCATTTGCGTGGTTATGCTCAGAAGGATCCAAAGCAAGAATACCGTCGTGAAGCATTTGAGCTGTATGGTGAATTGCTGAACGTTATCAAGAATGATGTTGTGAAAAGCATCATGACAGTGCAGATTAGAAGCGCCAATGAATTGGATCAAGCTTCTGAATCAATGAATGATGACTTGGCTAAGTTATCCGATGTTCAATATCAGCATGCGGATCCAGAGAGAGAAGTTGCTGGTTCAACTGGTGATCGTGGTGCTGCCATCGATATTCAGCCAGCTCCGCAGCGTACTGGTCCAAAAATTGGTCGCAATGATCCTTGTCCCTGCGGTAGTGGGAAGAAGTACAAGAATTGTTGCGGTGCATTAGCTTAG
- a CDS encoding 4Fe-4S dicluster domain-containing protein, whose product MQKSLHINADKCTGCLQCEMACSYEHYGVFNNSKSRIKVFEFHKTGKKVPYTCTQCAEAWCLQACPVDAIRVDLVTGAKVVSDDTCVGCKVCTISCPFGTINYVQETGKVQKCDLCGGDPACATACPTQAITYIDANWTGLDKMREWADKLGNQDSAN is encoded by the coding sequence ATGCAAAAGTCCCTGCACATCAACGCAGATAAATGCACTGGCTGTCTTCAGTGTGAAATGGCCTGTAGTTACGAGCACTATGGCGTTTTCAACAACTCTAAGTCTCGAATTAAGGTTTTTGAATTTCATAAAACCGGCAAAAAAGTTCCTTATACCTGTACTCAGTGTGCTGAAGCATGGTGTCTACAAGCTTGTCCTGTAGATGCAATCCGCGTGGATTTAGTGACAGGCGCCAAGGTTGTTTCTGACGATACCTGTGTTGGATGCAAGGTTTGTACCATTTCCTGTCCTTTTGGCACCATCAATTATGTTCAGGAGACTGGCAAAGTACAGAAGTGTGATTTGTGTGGCGGAGATCCTGCTTGTGCGACCGCATGTCCAACTCAAGCGATTACCTATATAGATGCAAATTGGACTGGTTTAGACAAGATGCGTGAATGGGCCGATAAGCTCGGCAATCAAGATAGCGCTAACTAG
- a CDS encoding aldehyde ferredoxin oxidoreductase family protein has protein sequence MSWAGKLLRVNLSKGTCQSEPLNMKWAKEYLGSRGLASKYLVEEIDPKVDPLSPENKIIWATGPLTGTTASTGGRYTVVTKGPLTGAIACSNSGGYWGAELKMAGWDMVIFEGKSPKPVYLYIENDKAELIDASDLWGRSVWETEPTIKIKHQDPQIRVSCIGRAGENQVLYAAIVNDLHRAAGRSGVGAVMGSKNLKAIAVRGTKGVGNLKNPKAFMESVAAGKAVLAGHAVTGQGLPTYGTQVLMNVINEVGALPTRNHQDVQFEGAKDISAEAMAEPRASDGKTHLVTNQACFACTIACGRISKIDDTHFSIENKPQHMHASGGLEYEAAWALGAANGVNDLEALQYANQLCNEQGLDPISFGATVGAVMELYEMGVLTKEQIGIEAPFGSAKALCYLAEITTEGTGFGKEIGLGSARLTKKYGYPDLSMSVKGQEFPAYDGRVIQGIGLAYATSNRGACHLRGYTIASEVLGIPVKTEPTETEGKPGLVKAFQDATAAFDSAGICIFTSFAWTLADVAPQLQAACGDEFTVENLTTIGERIWNMERDFNNRAGFTNKDDKLPKRLMEEAAKTGPGKGTVSGLEKMLPEYYQVRGWDAEGRPSAETLKRLGL, from the coding sequence ATGTCATGGGCTGGAAAACTTCTCCGCGTTAACTTAAGCAAGGGCACTTGCCAATCTGAACCTCTGAATATGAAGTGGGCCAAAGAATATCTTGGTTCACGTGGCTTAGCCTCTAAATATTTAGTTGAAGAGATCGATCCAAAAGTGGATCCACTTTCTCCGGAAAATAAAATTATTTGGGCAACAGGTCCCCTAACTGGAACTACCGCCTCTACAGGGGGGAGGTATACCGTAGTCACCAAGGGTCCTTTAACTGGAGCCATTGCTTGCTCTAACTCTGGCGGTTACTGGGGGGCAGAGTTAAAGATGGCCGGATGGGATATGGTGATATTTGAGGGTAAGTCACCTAAGCCAGTCTATCTTTATATTGAGAACGATAAAGCAGAATTAATTGATGCCTCTGATTTATGGGGAAGATCAGTTTGGGAAACTGAACCTACAATCAAAATTAAGCATCAAGATCCACAGATTCGAGTTTCTTGTATTGGGCGTGCTGGAGAAAATCAAGTTCTTTATGCGGCGATTGTGAATGATTTGCATCGAGCTGCTGGAAGATCTGGAGTTGGTGCGGTCATGGGTAGCAAGAATTTAAAGGCCATAGCAGTACGCGGCACTAAAGGTGTTGGTAATCTAAAAAATCCTAAAGCGTTTATGGAGTCTGTAGCTGCGGGTAAGGCAGTTTTGGCCGGTCATGCTGTTACTGGTCAAGGACTCCCCACCTATGGCACACAGGTATTAATGAATGTCATTAATGAGGTGGGTGCGCTTCCAACTCGTAACCATCAAGATGTGCAATTTGAAGGCGCTAAGGACATTTCCGCTGAGGCGATGGCGGAACCACGTGCAAGTGATGGCAAAACTCATTTAGTCACAAATCAAGCTTGTTTTGCATGCACCATTGCCTGCGGCAGGATTTCTAAAATTGATGACACTCACTTCTCTATTGAGAATAAACCTCAGCATATGCATGCTTCTGGTGGTCTTGAGTATGAGGCTGCTTGGGCTCTTGGAGCAGCGAATGGCGTAAATGATCTAGAGGCTTTGCAATACGCAAACCAGTTATGCAATGAACAAGGTTTAGATCCTATTTCATTTGGCGCTACTGTTGGTGCTGTGATGGAGTTGTATGAAATGGGTGTGTTGACTAAGGAACAAATTGGGATTGAAGCTCCATTTGGATCAGCTAAAGCGCTTTGTTATTTGGCTGAAATCACAACAGAAGGGACCGGCTTTGGAAAAGAGATAGGTCTTGGCTCTGCGCGTCTCACTAAAAAGTATGGATATCCAGATCTTTCAATGAGTGTTAAAGGGCAGGAATTTCCAGCTTACGATGGACGAGTAATTCAGGGTATTGGTTTGGCTTATGCCACATCAAATCGAGGTGCTTGTCATCTGCGTGGATACACTATCGCATCCGAAGTGTTGGGTATTCCAGTTAAAACTGAGCCAACCGAGACAGAGGGTAAGCCAGGATTGGTGAAGGCATTTCAGGACGCTACTGCTGCTTTTGATTCAGCTGGAATTTGTATCTTTACAAGTTTCGCTTGGACATTGGCTGATGTGGCTCCACAGTTGCAGGCTGCCTGCGGTGATGAGTTTACGGTAGAGAATCTAACCACTATTGGTGAGCGCATTTGGAATATGGAGCGAGACTTTAATAATCGCGCTGGCTTTACAAACAAAGACGACAAATTGCCTAAGCGCTTAATGGAAGAGGCTGCTAAGACTGGCCCAGGTAAAGGTACGGTTAGTGGTTTAGAAAAGATGCTGCCTGAGTATTACCAAGTTCGTGGATGGGATGCGGAAGGTCGTCCAAGTGCGGAAACATTGAAGCGCTTGGGTCTTTGA
- a CDS encoding NAD(P)/FAD-dependent oxidoreductase, which produces MKHVILGNGPAGVIAAEIIRKRAPGDQIVMIGSEDVPPYSRMAIPYLLMGIIEESGTYLRKDPEHFQKLKIEQIHGKARSVDPKAKKLDLEDGQSISFDKLLIATGSIPVQPPIPGIDLPGVHSCWTMEDARAIRKLAKPGSRVLQMGAGFIGCIILEALASRGVDLTVVEMGDRMVPRMMTTVAGGMIKKWVEAKGVQVHTNTKVEAITTTNSGLMVMLSNGKSLEVDLVISATGVRPNVAYLKSSGIEIQTGILVNEMMQTSHQDIYAAGDVAEGIDFSTGERIVNAIQPNAAEQARIAAIAMTGGDCESLGALQINVLDTLGLISSSFGLWSGAKGGDHVELVDLQQYKYLRLEFLGDVLIGATCVGTTDHIGVLRGLIQGKIALGGWKETLMGDPTKVMDAYLDAGQAQSSWFN; this is translated from the coding sequence ATGAAGCACGTCATCTTGGGTAATGGCCCAGCAGGAGTTATTGCCGCAGAAATTATTCGTAAGCGAGCTCCTGGTGATCAAATTGTGATGATAGGATCTGAGGATGTTCCCCCGTATTCTCGAATGGCCATTCCTTATTTGCTCATGGGCATTATTGAAGAATCAGGCACCTATTTACGTAAGGATCCTGAACACTTTCAAAAACTGAAGATTGAGCAGATTCATGGCAAAGCCCGTTCTGTTGATCCCAAAGCAAAGAAGTTGGATCTAGAGGATGGTCAGTCTATTTCTTTTGATAAGTTGCTAATTGCAACTGGTTCTATCCCTGTTCAGCCACCAATTCCTGGTATTGATTTACCTGGTGTGCATTCCTGTTGGACTATGGAGGATGCACGCGCAATCAGGAAATTGGCCAAACCAGGCTCACGCGTTTTACAGATGGGCGCAGGTTTCATTGGTTGCATCATTCTGGAGGCGCTTGCTAGTAGAGGGGTTGATCTGACAGTTGTAGAAATGGGCGATCGGATGGTGCCACGCATGATGACAACTGTTGCGGGCGGCATGATAAAAAAATGGGTTGAAGCAAAAGGCGTTCAAGTACACACCAATACCAAAGTAGAAGCCATTACTACAACTAATTCTGGTCTGATGGTAATGCTTTCCAATGGAAAATCACTTGAGGTTGACTTAGTCATTTCTGCGACCGGGGTGCGACCTAACGTTGCTTATTTAAAATCATCTGGTATTGAAATCCAAACCGGAATTTTGGTAAATGAGATGATGCAAACCTCTCATCAGGATATTTATGCCGCGGGGGACGTGGCTGAAGGGATTGATTTTTCTACTGGTGAGCGAATAGTAAACGCAATCCAACCCAATGCTGCTGAGCAGGCCAGAATTGCTGCGATTGCAATGACCGGCGGGGATTGCGAAAGTCTGGGCGCACTGCAGATTAATGTTTTGGATACTTTAGGACTTATCTCATCTTCATTTGGACTATGGTCTGGCGCTAAAGGCGGTGATCACGTTGAGTTGGTAGATTTGCAGCAGTACAAATATCTTCGTTTAGAGTTTTTAGGAGATGTTTTGATTGGTGCTACTTGCGTTGGGACTACAGACCATATAGGTGTGCTTAGGGGCTTGATTCAGGGAAAGATTGCCTTGGGCGGATGGAAAGAAACCTTAATGGGTGATCCGACCAAGGTCATGGATGCCTATCTAGATGCAGGGCAAGCGCAGTCAAGCTGGTTCAATTAA
- a CDS encoding MoaD/ThiS family protein: MKITLKLFASLASYLPPNKKNGIEADIDVADTCTIGDIILLYKIPSKSAHLVMVNGVYIKPAERDQYILKPNDALAICPPVAGG, encoded by the coding sequence ATGAAAATTACCCTCAAATTGTTTGCCAGTTTGGCAAGTTATTTACCGCCCAACAAAAAAAACGGCATTGAAGCGGATATTGATGTTGCTGATACTTGTACTATAGGCGACATAATTTTGCTATATAAGATTCCCAGCAAATCAGCTCATTTAGTGATGGTAAATGGGGTTTACATTAAACCCGCCGAGCGTGACCAATATATTCTCAAGCCTAACGATGCCTTAGCTATTTGCCCTCCAGTAGCCGGTGGGTAG
- the argJ gene encoding bifunctional glutamate N-acetyltransferase/amino-acid acetyltransferase ArgJ, translating into MAVNLPLPKKSELKPVKGFEMGIAEAGIKKANRKDLLVMTLSPGSQVAGVFTLNRFCAAPVQVCREHLAQEGRNGEIRALVVNTGNANAGTGESGMKHALETCAALAKDLKINPEQILPFSTGVILEPLPIEKIVAALPKAVANLGEDNWLDAAEAIMTTDTQPKATSTTVQLPSGPVTITGICKGAGMIHPNMATMLGFIATDAGFAPGLLRNLTREIADLSFNAITIDGDTSTNDSFIVMATGQSAVQIQSVNDPSYEVLRDALIALAKKLAQMIVRDGEGATKLMTIEVVGGKTPEECRLVAKAVAHSPLVKTAFFASDPNLGRILAAIGYAGIADLDVSHVQMWLGDVWVAKDGGRNPDYQEADGQRVMQASEITIKIDLGRGTATQTLWTCDLSHDYVSINADYRS; encoded by the coding sequence ATGGCCGTTAATTTACCTCTCCCCAAAAAATCTGAACTCAAGCCTGTAAAAGGTTTTGAGATGGGTATCGCCGAAGCTGGAATTAAGAAAGCTAATCGTAAAGATTTATTGGTGATGACGTTATCTCCAGGCTCCCAGGTGGCCGGTGTTTTTACCTTAAATCGTTTCTGCGCTGCTCCAGTACAAGTTTGTCGCGAGCATTTGGCGCAAGAGGGTCGTAATGGTGAGATTCGAGCCCTGGTGGTGAATACCGGTAATGCCAACGCTGGTACAGGCGAGTCAGGTATGAAGCATGCCTTAGAAACCTGTGCAGCTTTGGCAAAAGACCTCAAGATTAATCCAGAGCAAATTCTGCCGTTTTCAACTGGGGTCATTCTCGAGCCACTTCCGATTGAAAAAATTGTTGCCGCTCTACCAAAAGCAGTAGCTAATCTAGGTGAAGATAATTGGCTTGATGCAGCTGAGGCCATCATGACTACAGATACTCAGCCTAAAGCTACTTCAACAACGGTGCAGTTGCCTAGTGGTCCGGTAACTATCACTGGTATTTGTAAGGGCGCCGGCATGATTCATCCAAATATGGCAACCATGCTCGGCTTTATTGCTACTGATGCTGGATTTGCGCCTGGACTTTTGAGAAACCTGACACGTGAGATAGCCGATCTTTCATTTAATGCCATCACGATTGATGGTGATACCTCAACCAATGATTCATTTATCGTTATGGCTACTGGCCAGTCTGCGGTTCAGATTCAATCGGTCAATGATCCCAGCTATGAAGTTCTGCGTGATGCATTAATTGCTCTGGCTAAAAAGCTAGCTCAAATGATTGTTCGCGATGGAGAGGGGGCGACTAAATTAATGACGATTGAGGTTGTGGGTGGAAAAACTCCTGAAGAGTGCCGCTTAGTTGCCAAAGCAGTGGCGCACTCACCTCTAGTAAAAACAGCTTTTTTTGCCAGTGACCCAAATCTAGGACGAATCCTAGCGGCCATTGGCTATGCAGGCATTGCAGATTTGGATGTAAGTCATGTCCAAATGTGGCTGGGTGATGTTTGGGTTGCCAAAGATGGCGGTCGTAATCCAGATTATCAAGAAGCGGACGGCCAGCGCGTGATGCAGGCCTCAGAAATCACCATCAAAATTGACTTGGGCCGCGGTACTGCAACGCAAACCCTATGGACATGTGATTTATCTCATGATTACGTATCTATTAATGCAGACTACCGTTCATAA
- a CDS encoding ATP-binding protein, translating into MNEKLDRLLDHLDTFLPKPLTEEQWKSSTAYRWRRRDSIFGSIGFLQPVKHVADITFEDLQNIDRQRDAIRDNTKNFIQKKPANNILLTGARGTGKSSLIKASLHEFASQGLRLVEVEKEHLADLADITDLLADRPERFIIFCDDLSFEDGESGYKAMKSALDGSVSAQVDNILIYATSNRRHLLPEYMKDNESYIHNDDGEIHPGEVVEEKISLSERFGLWLSFYPPKQDEYLAIVAHWLQHFGLSSAQIEAARAEALVWALERGSRSGRVAWQFAKHWAGLQA; encoded by the coding sequence ATGAATGAAAAATTAGACCGCCTTTTAGATCATCTAGATACTTTTTTGCCTAAACCATTAACTGAAGAGCAGTGGAAATCTTCAACTGCTTATAGATGGCGCCGGCGAGATAGTATTTTTGGCAGTATTGGATTTTTACAGCCTGTGAAGCATGTAGCTGATATCACCTTTGAAGATTTGCAGAATATTGATCGTCAGCGCGATGCGATCCGTGATAACACCAAAAATTTTATTCAAAAAAAACCAGCTAATAATATTTTGCTTACTGGGGCACGAGGAACTGGAAAGTCTTCTTTAATTAAGGCCAGCTTGCATGAGTTTGCCAGCCAAGGATTGCGTCTGGTTGAGGTAGAAAAAGAGCATTTAGCAGACTTGGCTGACATTACGGACCTTTTGGCAGACCGACCTGAGCGTTTCATCATTTTTTGCGATGACCTATCCTTTGAAGATGGTGAATCTGGATACAAAGCCATGAAATCAGCTCTAGATGGCTCTGTTTCAGCACAAGTTGACAATATTTTGATCTATGCCACTTCCAATCGTCGTCACTTGTTGCCGGAGTATATGAAAGATAATGAGTCATATATTCATAACGACGATGGCGAAATTCACCCTGGTGAAGTAGTAGAAGAAAAAATCTCTTTGTCTGAGCGTTTTGGTCTTTGGTTGTCTTTTTACCCGCCAAAGCAGGACGAGTACTTAGCAATTGTGGCGCATTGGTTACAACATTTTGGTTTAAGTTCTGCGCAGATTGAAGCGGCTCGGGCGGAAGCATTGGTTTGGGCTCTCGAGCGTGGTTCGCGTTCTGGTCGTGTCGCTTGGCAATTTGCTAAACATTGGGCCGGCTTACAAGCTTAA
- a CDS encoding NUDIX domain-containing protein, with amino-acid sequence MNENQRPITEVAAGILLDDKGRYLLGQRPAGKPYAGYWEVPGGKIEKGETVLDALKRELQEELGIEIQSNEELTVLEHDYPHAYVRLHVSIIREWNGTPKGCENQALSWELLTADKPSVEPLLPAAWPMLERLKDLLT; translated from the coding sequence ATGAATGAAAATCAACGCCCTATTACTGAAGTGGCGGCAGGAATCTTGCTCGATGACAAAGGTCGTTATCTTTTGGGTCAGAGACCGGCAGGCAAACCCTATGCGGGTTACTGGGAGGTGCCTGGTGGAAAAATCGAAAAGGGAGAAACTGTTCTCGATGCACTCAAACGTGAACTCCAGGAAGAGCTTGGCATTGAAATTCAATCAAATGAAGAATTGACTGTTTTAGAGCATGATTACCCGCATGCCTATGTTCGTTTGCATGTCAGCATTATTCGCGAATGGAATGGTACTCCAAAGGGCTGTGAGAATCAGGCGTTATCTTGGGAATTACTTACAGCAGATAAGCCTAGTGTTGAACCTTTATTGCCGGCCGCTTGGCCAATGTTGGAAAGGCTTAAAGACCTTTTAACTTAG
- the zapD gene encoding cell division protein ZapD, whose protein sequence is MIVYEYPFNELVRSMLRLEYLFARFNHFIRSDDPELHHNAISILFDLGDIGARGDIKSLLLKEFERQKYSLNGLKSSQKVDQEALTQTLTEIDNVASSINQSAGRPNSVITESEWLNAIRTRLNIPGGTSPIDLPSYHAWKNSPTSERRELLEKYISPLLPWHEACQLFLRLLRQSGEAKDVIAHNGSFQQAPSGKVYQLMRIAIDDDTLFSEISANKYLLSVRFLKSDRDKKAQLVNADIPFKLTLCQL, encoded by the coding sequence GTGATTGTCTACGAATACCCCTTCAATGAATTAGTTCGAAGCATGCTTCGGCTGGAGTATTTGTTCGCCCGTTTTAATCACTTTATCCGTTCAGACGATCCCGAGTTACATCACAATGCGATCTCTATTTTGTTTGATCTTGGGGATATTGGAGCCCGAGGCGATATTAAGTCCTTACTCCTTAAGGAATTTGAACGTCAAAAATATTCGCTCAATGGATTAAAGTCTTCTCAGAAAGTAGATCAAGAAGCGCTTACGCAAACACTTACTGAAATTGACAATGTTGCAAGCAGTATTAACCAATCCGCTGGCAGACCTAACTCCGTCATTACAGAAAGTGAATGGTTAAATGCCATTCGCACTAGGTTAAATATTCCTGGGGGTACAAGCCCAATCGATTTGCCTAGCTATCACGCTTGGAAAAATAGCCCGACAAGTGAACGTCGTGAGTTGCTTGAAAAATATATAAGCCCCCTATTGCCATGGCATGAAGCATGCCAATTATTTTTGCGCCTATTGCGTCAATCAGGCGAAGCCAAAGATGTCATTGCTCACAATGGGTCTTTTCAGCAGGCACCTTCAGGTAAGGTATATCAATTAATGCGCATTGCTATTGATGATGACACCTTATTTTCAGAAATTAGCGCAAATAAGTATTTACTCTCAGTGCGCTTCCTTAAGTCTGATCGAGATAAAAAGGCGCAACTGGTAAATGCAGATATTCCTTTTAAGCTAACGCTTTGTCAGCTCTAA
- the coaE gene encoding dephospho-CoA kinase (Dephospho-CoA kinase (CoaE) performs the final step in coenzyme A biosynthesis.), translated as MAIDRSTPSLSKDGLALLKGSIPFVGLTGGIGSGKSAVSAELSKLGAGVVDTDLIAHQITAPNGAAIPLIQKQFGPDFVNSEGALMRDKMRSLVFSDPEARKALENITHPLIREETILQAKRLLASDAPYIVFVVPLLLESGNWQPLLDYLVVVDCSEEMQIERVMQRSNLSRNEVEKILKAQSSRLERLAKADMVIENQSSLENLKTEVAKLHQKILQIQEDRLSSS; from the coding sequence ATGGCAATTGACCGCTCAACCCCTTCCCTTTCAAAAGATGGCTTAGCCCTGTTAAAGGGGTCAATACCCTTTGTCGGTCTCACTGGTGGAATAGGTTCTGGGAAAAGTGCGGTGAGCGCAGAACTTTCAAAATTGGGGGCTGGCGTAGTAGATACCGATCTAATAGCCCATCAAATTACAGCCCCGAATGGTGCAGCCATTCCATTAATACAAAAGCAGTTTGGCCCTGACTTTGTCAATTCTGAGGGAGCGCTCATGAGGGACAAAATGCGTTCCCTCGTATTTTCAGATCCAGAAGCCCGAAAAGCCCTAGAGAATATTACGCATCCACTGATACGCGAGGAAACCATTCTCCAAGCCAAACGCTTGCTCGCATCAGATGCTCCATACATTGTTTTTGTGGTTCCTTTATTGCTCGAGTCCGGCAATTGGCAGCCATTACTTGACTACTTAGTAGTGGTTGACTGCTCAGAAGAAATGCAGATTGAAAGAGTGATGCAGCGCAGCAATTTGTCTCGAAATGAGGTCGAAAAAATTCTTAAGGCCCAAAGTAGCAGACTAGAACGTCTAGCAAAGGCAGATATGGTCATTGAAAACCAAAGCTCGCTGGAGAACTTAAAGACAGAAGTGGCCAAGTTGCATCAAAAAATCTTACAGATTCAGGAAGATCGGCTCAGTTCGTCATAG